The Calothrix sp. PCC 7507 DNA segment GAAGCGGTGGCACAGGAAATCGTCACCTTAGGACAAAGATATGGACTGACGGTAATTGAGCGTGATGAAAATAGTCTAATCCTACGGATGAGCGATCACCCCCTCGCCGAATTACTCTCTCGTGACAAACAGATAGCACCATTATTAGGTGAACGAGTTTCTGATGTGGCCTTTCAAGTAGCGACTAGTTTACGTGGACTACTAAAACAGGCTTTGCTAGCGGCTGGCTATCCGGCGGAAGATATTGCAGGTTATGTGACAGGTGATGCTTTGTCAATCAAGTTATCTGAACTAACAAGCACAGGCAAAAAATTTACCCTGCGAGATTATCAAAAGTCAGCAGCAGAAGCATTTTATCAGTCAGGCAAGGTACAGGGTGGTAGTGGGGTGATTGTGCTGCCTTGTGGCGCTGGTAAGACTATTGTGGGGATGGCAGCGATCGCATCCGTGCAAGAAAGTACATTGATTCTCAGCACTAGCTTAACTTCTGTGCGACAGTGGCGCAGAGAATTGTTAGATAAAACAGATTTACCAGAGGATGCGATCGCTGAATACAGTGGAGAAGTCAAAAACACCGGGCCCGTCACCCTCTCCACATATCAAATCCTCACCTATCGTTCTCACCGTGACAAAGATTTCCCCCACTTCGACTTATTCCGCGCCCGTGCTTGGGGCTTGATTATCTATGATGAAGTTCACCTCCTCCCTGCACCAGTTTTCCGTATTACCGCTGAACTCCAAGCCCGCAGACGTTTAGGACTCACCGCTACCCTGATTCGAGAAGATGGTAGAGAAGGGGATGTCTTCGCCTTGATCGGGCCAAAACGCTACGATGTGCCTTGGCGAGAACTCGAAGGTGAGGGTTTTATTGCCACTGCCAACTGTACTGAAATTAGGGTATCTCAAGACACAGAGCGCCAAATGGCCTATGCCTTAGCATCAAGACGTAATCAATTCCGGGTCGCATCAGAAAATCCCCAAAAAGTCAAGGTTGTTAAAGATTTATTAGCAAAAGAGTCAGGACACCGGATCTTGATTATTGGCGAGTTTATCTCCCAATTAGAAACCCTAGCGCAAGTGACTGGATTACCCCTAATTACCGGCAAAACTCCAGAAAGGGAGAGAGAGAAACTTTATCAAGATTTTTGCAATGGCAAACTAGCCGGATTAGTATTATCACGGGTGGGTAATTTTGCGATCGACCTCCCAGATGCTGATATTCTCATTCAAGTGTCTGGTAAATATGGTTCCCGCCAAGAAGAAGCACAGCGCCTAGGTAGGATTTTGCGACCTAAGTTTGATGGACGTCCAGCCAATTTTTATACCATAGTTTCACTACGTACCTGCGAAGAAGATTTTGCCCGTCATCGCCATTTATTTTTAACGGAGCAAGGTTATAGCTACCAAATAGAAATTGTGGATTAGTGACATCTCCTACACTTCTGCTTTGCAGTAAGTGTAGGCTTCCAAGACAATCCGGCTACTGCTTAGGAGACTCTTGGCTTTAAGAACGGAATGCCCTACCGCCCTATTTTTTATATTTATTGCTGCATTGTGATCACGGTCAAGACTACACCCACAATTAGGGCAGTCATGCCATCGTTCGTGCAGTTTTTTAGGAACTTTCACACCACAATTAGAACAATCTTGACTTGTACCAGACGCTTTAAC contains these protein-coding regions:
- a CDS encoding DNA repair helicase XPB — protein: MSYIPENALIVQSDRTILLEIHAPTAQRAREAIAPFTELIKSPEHIHTYSISPLSIWNARAAGMEVAAMVDALRNYAKYPIPEAVAQEIVTLGQRYGLTVIERDENSLILRMSDHPLAELLSRDKQIAPLLGERVSDVAFQVATSLRGLLKQALLAAGYPAEDIAGYVTGDALSIKLSELTSTGKKFTLRDYQKSAAEAFYQSGKVQGGSGVIVLPCGAGKTIVGMAAIASVQESTLILSTSLTSVRQWRRELLDKTDLPEDAIAEYSGEVKNTGPVTLSTYQILTYRSHRDKDFPHFDLFRARAWGLIIYDEVHLLPAPVFRITAELQARRRLGLTATLIREDGREGDVFALIGPKRYDVPWRELEGEGFIATANCTEIRVSQDTERQMAYALASRRNQFRVASENPQKVKVVKDLLAKESGHRILIIGEFISQLETLAQVTGLPLITGKTPEREREKLYQDFCNGKLAGLVLSRVGNFAIDLPDADILIQVSGKYGSRQEEAQRLGRILRPKFDGRPANFYTIVSLRTCEEDFARHRHLFLTEQGYSYQIEIVD